The Chanos chanos chromosome 6, fChaCha1.1, whole genome shotgun sequence genome includes a region encoding these proteins:
- the si:dkey-156n14.3 gene encoding zinc finger protein ZXDC, with translation MEIQGLTDAQNTHYQHGVSHRTGLSPLGTTIGTRSALVSNENDIRELSESNESQNDSNNNRPRTSPLRLLAENGSGATAHNKQNGKRDTQSQQTEGTVAELSNVNVCKEKEYSGLELPQDFVRGDLKYNDENVDSVLQMALPLFEGEDGYTEQLQQPQQLPLGLRQQHQHGATLHSPLENETTVASGSNNTEISAVKGSDEFYVVFNIVQEDGNKNEEKVTGKNTNCPKSKTPDSMEVQCTPALAEENNNLNHLTATKSPSYSSFVCSFANSDKICETSSTAIEGQGICSETDGGNVVLSNDGESGCSRQLPADMMANNSSALLEQAPAELTQLEPKNSSTLLTENPDIPKAVEMADACSNSEFTSDYVSLPATGNGDRGSDVTSVSAHETFSGTIMINNQSIIVTIENGVLTLAAPPEGYGYKEDDMVSLKEHLGMKDNEDIVLLNYDSGTKSIGKISNATSSQEEPKAGLSVSDTELTLADDCSLSGLGASLDSCGSVKQEGGTLCTIDEVDRMAQCPKGASIVCEDELQPGNLVSAAGLAKKGALVTYRCPQPGCPNTFDTRHKLKMHLVFHTEDQRPFKCTVEGCGWSFTTSYKLKRHLQSHDKVRPFKCEWENCGRRFTTVYNLKAHVKAHDQEDAFVCEICSERFRSSTRLANHQRTHFEPERPHKCEFPGCEKSFITFSALFSHNRTHFRETGQFSCTYPGCGKRYDKACRLKIHLRSHTGERPFVCDSEACGWTFTSMSKLLRHKRKHDDDRRFTCPEEGCGKSFTRAEHLKGHSITHLGTKPFECHVEGCNAKFSARSSLYIHSKKHRQDGLNLRSRCPIAGCTKHFSSRSSLKSHMLKHHNLSADVLNQLETATTLTPSSELTSGGQCASGVPGTVGAELGSLDLTSLFSSVPAGAAAGTSGAAGTSGATSFTMDMSLVSSGILTIDPSSVSSTLGGAKTVDPLILASSSDMSSHVLDAGLGTGGGAGVLPPTTLNLDDVQTVNAEALGSLTALALQSATPTEQLHALSSSSALTAEPPSASLTPSLSSTLTPSLSSALVSSLSASLTPSLSSSALAGAPVTELLSPQAKADVGGGGQAGGPLLAGVEVLSQPEAGKGLNQFVFPTHTPAYGGQKDPELGSVTPCSFMESGGSARTDYRAIQMVKRRKQKGSGATAGSSGAGHRKTKSGKGTNSATPLAPASTRFGDGTTSANGGLTIRDPVTGAQYVQIQILQDDPATDGDLAFQLSSQTSSSHSQLTVDLPVNILQEPAPLTEDDNGSDSSQFTGSTINLQDLE, from the exons ATGGAAATCCAGGGGCTTACTGATGCCCAAAACACTCACTATCAACATGGCGTCTCGCATAGGACGGGTTTGTCTCCGCTGGGAACAACTATAGGGACACGCTCTGCCCTAGTTTCCAACGAAAATGATATCCGGGAGCTTTCTGAATCGAATGAATCGCAAaatgacagcaacaacaacaggccTAGGACATCTCCACTTCGCCTGCTGGCAGAAAATGGCAGCGGTGCGACTgctcacaacaaacaaaacgggAAAAGAGAtacacagtcacaacagacgGAAGGGACGGTTGCCGAACTCAGTAACgtgaatgtgtgtaaagagaAGGAATACAGTGGACTAGAATTGCCCCAGGACTTTGTAAGGGGCGACCTGAAGTACAACGATGAGAATGTGGATAGCGTATTGCAAATGGCGCTGCCTCTCTTCGAAGGGGAGGATGGATATACGGAGCAATTGCAGCAGCCGCAGCAGCTACCTCTGGGTTTACGGCAGCAACATCAGCACGGCGCCACCCTTCACTCACCATTGGAGAACGAAACTACGGTGGCCTCGGGAAGCAACAACACTGAAATCTCTGCTGTCAAAGGCTCAGATGAATTTTACGTGGTTTTTAACATTGTACAAGAAGATGGGAACAAAAACGAGGAAAAAGTGACTGGTAAGAACACGAACTGCCCAAAGTCTAAAACGCCAGATTCGATGGAAGTGCAGTGCACTCCTGCGCTCGCGGAAGAGAATAATAACTTAAATCATTTGACTGCCACAAAGTCGCCCAGTTATTCTAGCTTCGTTTGTTCGTTCGCTAATTCCGATAAAATATGTGAGACGAGCTCTACGGCGATTGAGGGGCAGGGGATATGTTCTGAGACAGATGGTGGCAACGTTGTGTTGTCAAACGACGGGGAAAGCGGATGTAGCCGACAGCTCCCCGCTGATATGATGGCTAACAATAGTTCAGCATTATTGGAGCAAGCCCCTGCCGAGTTGACCCAACTCGAACCTAAAAATAGTTCTACCTTGTTAACAGAAAATCCTGATATCCCAAAAGCGGTTGAAATGGCGGACGCTTGTAGTAACTCGGAGTTTACCTCAGACTACGTTAGCCTCCCGGCCACCGGAAATGGGGATAGAGGATCAGATGTTACTTCGGTGTCTGCTCACGAGACGTTCTCTGGTACCATAATGATCAACAACCAAAGTATAATTGTTACTATCGAAAACGGAGTGCTGACTTTAGCGGCACCACCGGAAGGCTATGGATACAAAGAGGATGATATGGTCAGTTTAAAGGAACATTTGGGTATGAAAGACAACGAAGACATCGTTCTCCTGAACTATGATAGCGGAACCAAATCCATCGGTAAGATCAGCAATGCGACAAGCAGTCAAGAGGAGCCAAAAGCTGGGTTGTCTGTTAGCGACACGGAGTTAACACTTGCTGACGACTGTTCGCTATCAGGCCTCGGTGCCTCTCTGGACTCGTGCGGGTCAGTGAAGCAGGAGGGCGGTACGTTATGCACTATCGATGAAGTCGACCGAATGGCTCAGTGTCCAAAAGGTGCATCTATCGTGTGTGAGGACGAATTACAACCCGGTAACCTTGTTAGTGCTGCTGGACTTGCAAAGAAAGGTGCCTTGGTCACATACCGTTGCCCTCAACCCGGCTGCCCAAATACATTTGACACCCGCCATAAACTCAAAATGCACCTGGTTTTCCATACAGAAGACCAGCGGCCGTTTAAGTGCACCGTGGAAGGCTGCGGCTGGTCATTTACTACGTCATACAAACTGAAACGACACCTACAATCTCATGACAAGGTGCGGCCCTTCAAGTGCGAGTGGGAAAACTGTGGGCGCCGTTTTACCACAGTATATAACCTAAAGGCGCACGTGAAAGCGCACGACCAGGAGGATGCCTTTGTGTGCGAGATCTGCAGCGAGCGCTTCCGCAGCTCCACCCGACTTGCTAATCATCAGAGAACCCACTTCGAGCCCGAGAGACCGCACAAGTGCGAGTTTCCAG GGTGTGAGAAATCCTTCATCACCTTTAGTGCTCTGTTCTCCcacaacagaacacatttcagagaaactggtcagtTCAGCTGTACCTACCCAGGCTGTGGCAAACGCTATGACAAGGCCTGCCGCCTCAAAATTCACCTACGCAGTCACACAG GGGAGAGGCCATTTGTGTGTGACTCTGAGGCTTGTGGCTGGACCTTCACAAGCATGTCCAAGCTGCTGAGACACAAAAG GAAGCATGACGATGACCGGCGGTTTACCTGTCCTGAGGAGGGGTGTGGCAAATCTTTCACCCGAGCAGAACACCTGAAAGGGCACAGCATCACTCACCTAGGCACCAAACCCTTTGAGTGCCACGTGGAAG GTTGCAATGCAAAATTTTCAGCACGCAGCAGTCTGTATATCCACTCTAAGAAGCACAGGCAGGACGGGCTGAACTTACGCAGTCGCTGTCCCATCGCTGGCTGCACCAAACACTTCTCTTCCCGCAGCAGCCTTAAGAGTCACATGCTCAAACACCACAACCTGAGTGCAG ACGTGTTGAACCAGTTGGAGACGGCCACCACCCTGACTCCCAGTAGTGAGTTGACGAGCGGCGGTCAGTGTGCCAGTGGAGTGCCAGGGACAGTAGGAGCTGAGTTGGGAAGCCTGGATCTCACTTCCCTCTTTTCCAGCGTTCCGGCCGGAGCTGCGGCGGGAACATCCGGCGCCGCGGGAACGTCGGGGGCGACGTCCTTCACCATGGACATGTCTCTGGTCAGCAGCGGCATTCTCACCATAGACCCCTCGTCCGTCAGCTCCACGCTCGGTGGTGCCAAAACCGTCGACCCCTTGATTTTGGCATCCAGCTCTGACATGAGCTCCCATGTTTTGGATGCAGGGCTGGGTACAGGGGGTGGAGCAGGGGTCCTGCCCCCCACCACGCTCAACCTGGACGATGTGCAGACAGTGAACGCTGAAGCGCTCGGCTCGCTAACGGCCCTAGCTCTCCAGAGTGCCACGCCCACGGAGCAGCTCCACGCCCTCAGCTCCTCCAGCGCTCTGACAGCGGAACCTCCGTCAGCATCTCTCACCCCGTCTCTCTCATCCACCCtgactccctcactctcttccGCGCTCGTCTCGTCCCTCTCCGCCTCCctcactccgtctctctcctcctctgctctggcTGGAGCCCCCGTGACGGAGCTGCTCTCGCCCCAGGCCAAGGCGGACGTGGGTGGCGGGGGGCAGGCAGGGGGGCCGTTGTTGGCGGGTGTAGAGGTCTTGAGTCAACCGGAGGCCGGCAAGGGCCTTAATCAGTTTGTGTTCCCCACCCACACGCCTGCCTATGGCGGACAGAAAGATCCGGAGCTTGGTTCTGTCACACCGTGTTCGTTTATG gAGAGTGGGGGCTCAGCCAGGACAGATTATAGGGCTATTCAGATGGTGaagaggaggaaacagaaagGTTCAGGTGCCACTGCAG GTAGCTCAGGGGCTGGTCACAGGAAGACAAAAAGCGGGAAAGGGACCAATTCAGCCACACCATTGGCTCCTGCAAGTACCCGTTTTGGCGACGGAACCACCTCAGCCAACGGGGGCTTGACTATCCGGGATCCAGTGACCGGTGCGCAGTATGTTCAGATCCAGATACTGCAG GATGACCCAGCAACTGATGGCGACCTGGCCTTCCAGTTGAGCTCTCAGACATCCAGTTCTCATTCCCAGCTCACAGTCGACCTGCCCGTCAACATCTTACAG gaACCTGCTCCCCTGACGGAGGACGATAATGGGTCTGATAGTTCCCAGTTCACTGGCAGCACAATCAACCTACAGGACCTGGAGTGA